A portion of the Microbacterium hominis genome contains these proteins:
- a CDS encoding ComF family protein, which yields MPLDPAVRAALTGALTLLLPVECAGCDEPDIGLCEACSAALRPDPRRSGEAGGVPVWAGLAFDGVPARVLRALKEDGRTGLARALAPALRAAADAGTAGAGAVVVPIPTTRAAFRRRGYRVVDLIARRAELPTARLLAHVRAPADQRGLGRDDRRRNVAGTLRARDAAGLRVIVIDDVVTTGATLAEAVRALRAAGAEVVSAAAVAATPRRYSPRMSGAGTGSVAFETHR from the coding sequence ATGCCACTGGATCCCGCCGTGCGCGCGGCCCTGACCGGCGCGCTGACGCTGCTGCTGCCCGTGGAGTGCGCCGGGTGCGACGAGCCCGACATCGGGCTGTGCGAGGCGTGCAGCGCGGCGCTGAGGCCGGATCCCCGCCGGTCCGGGGAGGCCGGCGGGGTGCCCGTGTGGGCGGGACTCGCCTTCGACGGGGTGCCCGCGCGCGTGCTGCGTGCGCTGAAAGAGGACGGACGCACCGGACTCGCCCGGGCACTGGCACCGGCTCTGCGCGCGGCGGCGGACGCCGGCACCGCCGGTGCGGGCGCGGTCGTGGTGCCCATCCCGACGACACGCGCGGCGTTCCGGCGGCGCGGATACCGGGTCGTGGACCTCATCGCCCGGCGCGCCGAACTGCCCACGGCGCGGCTGCTGGCCCACGTGCGCGCACCGGCCGACCAGCGCGGGCTCGGCCGCGACGACCGGCGGCGCAACGTCGCCGGAACCCTCCGGGCGCGGGATGCCGCGGGGCTGCGCGTCATCGTGATCGACGACGTCGTGACCACCGGGGCGACGCTCGCCGAGGCCGTGCGGGCGCTCCGGGCAGCCGGCGCCGAGGTCGTGTCCGCGGCCGCGGTGGCCGCCACGCCGCGCCGGTACAGCCCCCGCATGTCGGGAGCCGGAACGGGATCTGTCGCATTCGAAACTCACAGGTGA
- a CDS encoding DEAD/DEAH box helicase, with protein MTETESLVESAAAEQPVETPREKTFADLGLGEAVLKALREIGYETPSAIQAATIPTLLDGRDVVGMAQTGTGKTAAFALPIVDRLDVSQKSPQALVLAPTRELALQVCEAFEKYASHLRNVHVLPVYGGQGYGVQLSALRRGVHIVVGTPGRIIDHLEKGTLDLSELKYLVLDEADEMLKMGFAEDVETILAETPDTKQVALFSATMPAAIRRMSKQYLHEPEEITVKTKTTTSATITQRYLITAWQQKMDVLTRILEVENFDGMIVFGRTRSVTEEIAEKLRARGYSAAAINGDIAQPQREKTVNQLKSGKLDILVATDVAARGLDVERISHVVNYDIPTDTESYVHRIGRTGRAGRSGDAISFVTPKERWLVRAIEKATRQELTEMGLPSVDEVNETRLSRFDDRITAALAENERVDRFRDIVAHYVRHHDVPEVDVAAALAIVAQGETPLLLEPDPEPKRERGERADRGERGFDRDDRERGPKRDRTPREGFANYRIAVGRRQRVEPRQIVGALANEGGLRRDDFGAIQIMPDFSLVELPADLPQDTFDRLADTRISGQLIELRLDTGRPQRRDGDRKPFRKDDRSGDRPRRGYGDRDDRPRRDYGDRKPRHKRDEG; from the coding sequence GTGACCGAAACCGAGAGCCTTGTCGAGAGCGCGGCAGCCGAGCAGCCCGTCGAGACCCCCCGCGAGAAGACGTTCGCAGACCTCGGGCTCGGTGAGGCGGTGCTCAAGGCCCTCCGCGAGATCGGGTACGAGACCCCGTCGGCGATCCAGGCGGCGACCATCCCGACACTCCTCGACGGGCGCGATGTGGTCGGAATGGCCCAGACCGGCACCGGCAAGACCGCGGCCTTCGCGCTGCCCATCGTCGACCGGCTCGACGTCTCGCAGAAGAGCCCGCAGGCCCTCGTGCTCGCCCCGACGCGGGAGCTCGCACTGCAGGTGTGCGAGGCGTTCGAGAAGTACGCGTCGCACCTGCGGAACGTGCACGTGCTGCCCGTCTACGGAGGCCAGGGCTACGGCGTGCAGCTGTCGGCGCTGCGCCGCGGCGTGCACATCGTCGTGGGCACCCCCGGCCGCATCATCGACCACCTCGAGAAGGGCACCCTCGACCTCTCGGAGCTGAAGTACCTCGTGCTCGACGAGGCCGACGAGATGCTCAAGATGGGCTTCGCCGAAGACGTCGAGACGATCCTCGCCGAGACGCCGGACACCAAGCAGGTCGCCCTCTTCTCCGCGACGATGCCCGCCGCGATCCGCAGGATGTCGAAGCAGTACCTCCACGAGCCCGAAGAGATCACGGTCAAGACCAAGACCACGACCTCCGCCACCATCACCCAGCGCTACCTGATCACGGCGTGGCAGCAGAAGATGGACGTGCTCACGCGCATCCTCGAGGTCGAGAACTTCGACGGCATGATCGTGTTCGGAAGGACCCGCTCGGTGACCGAGGAGATCGCCGAGAAGCTGCGCGCCCGCGGGTATTCCGCCGCAGCGATCAACGGCGACATCGCCCAGCCGCAGCGCGAGAAGACCGTGAACCAGCTGAAGTCGGGCAAGCTCGACATCCTCGTCGCCACCGACGTCGCCGCCCGCGGACTCGACGTCGAGCGCATCTCGCACGTGGTCAACTACGACATCCCCACCGACACCGAGTCCTACGTGCACCGCATCGGCCGCACCGGCCGCGCCGGCCGCTCGGGCGATGCGATCTCGTTCGTGACGCCCAAGGAGCGCTGGCTCGTGCGCGCCATCGAGAAGGCGACGCGCCAGGAGCTCACCGAGATGGGCCTTCCCAGCGTCGACGAGGTCAACGAGACCCGCCTGTCGCGCTTCGACGACCGCATCACCGCGGCCCTCGCCGAGAACGAGCGCGTCGACCGCTTCCGCGACATCGTCGCCCACTACGTGCGCCACCACGACGTGCCCGAGGTCGACGTCGCGGCGGCCCTCGCGATCGTCGCCCAGGGCGAGACGCCCCTGCTGCTGGAGCCCGACCCCGAGCCCAAGCGCGAGCGGGGCGAGCGCGCCGACCGCGGTGAGCGAGGCTTCGACCGCGACGACCGCGAGCGCGGCCCCAAGCGCGACCGCACGCCGCGCGAGGGCTTCGCGAACTACCGCATCGCCGTCGGCCGCCGCCAGCGCGTGGAGCCGCGTCAGATCGTCGGCGCGCTCGCCAACGAGGGCGGCCTGCGCCGCGACGACTTCGGCGCGATCCAGATCATGCCGGATTTCTCGCTCGTCGAGCTTCCCGCCGACCTTCCCCAGGACACCTTCGACCGCCTGGCCGACACCCGCATCTCGGGTCAGCTGATCGAGCTGCGCCTGGACACGGGGCGTCCGCAGCGCCGCGACGGCGACCGCAAGCCGTTCCGCAAGGACGACCGCTCCGGCGACCGCCCGCGCCGCGGATACGGCGATCGTGACGACCGGCCGCGCCGCGACTACGGCGACCGCAAGCCGCGGCACAAGCGCGACGAGGGGTGA
- a CDS encoding ABC transporter permease has translation MTGVLEAPAAVDDAAPAPARPRGATAARWRVAGRLARRQVRRTGLSSLLIATLVALPIAAMTAYGVFAASTLGTAEDKADVELGSMQAWIAPVGVPGEGFWQAPTQPLWNGYPAEPGQGWVVPEGDPVEDPTAFLPAGTESLLIAEGSARVETRAGLGLVPAWTGDTWDPRFAGAFDLVDGARPTGPDEAMVTPATLERLGVGIGGDLVLADGTATFEIVGTLDAGILRDEESAVFLPGTAAVRALVGGDQRWYLPDLALTWDDVQALNEEGVVAYSREVMLDPPTQLREEVKGSVADSWSMMWQTVLVASAGGLFAAYVVVMLAGAAFAVAARRQQRSLAVAASVGADRRDLSRTILLQGTALGAVGGLAGVVLGIGLAALIMTLTADGSAIQFWGFHVPWPALAAIFVFAVAVGTASALVPARTVALTDALSALRGARRPQKPKGARPVWGSIVLVAGVGVTIACAFIVAAVNASDLPWDSPWRYIPAYGIVIGPILAQIGILMSGRWLLWVTARGLSRVGLAARLAARDAAANAGRTVPAFAAIAATVFIGVFAVAQSSMQTAQNARNHYYQAPLGTVAISVWPGWEPTTGEVEAEDAGAGAAAARELAADAGATDAAVVARQQGFWAYASESQVPDDAVWVMAVLPEEHLLDPEVQDTWIGADPDNPLSVIDPSELETALGTDLSPAQLDAYREGAALVADERFVTDGTVEIGAWAGADHYAGRTPFNIWIRDASAPAVADPLREERVDAIVVDAPLQPVTIAVAPATAERLGMAATPERVVATFAEQPTTVQRDRMQAEAELRSGGDFTLGVAVEDGPPSDLPWLVPLLAVVAVLVLGASAVALGLARFERRPDDATLAAVGGTRSLRRRIAFWQGLVIAGFGTLAGAAAGILPPIGFAIQSQGNLLLGDVRWALLGVFCLGLPLAIALANVIVPPRHPDLTRRTAIT, from the coding sequence GTGACCGGCGTGCTGGAGGCGCCCGCCGCTGTCGACGACGCCGCCCCCGCGCCGGCGCGCCCGCGCGGGGCGACCGCAGCGCGGTGGCGGGTCGCCGGCCGCCTCGCGCGCAGGCAGGTGCGCCGCACCGGCCTGTCGAGCCTGCTCATCGCGACCCTCGTCGCACTCCCCATCGCCGCGATGACCGCCTACGGGGTGTTCGCGGCGAGCACCCTGGGCACCGCCGAGGACAAGGCGGACGTGGAACTCGGGAGCATGCAGGCGTGGATCGCGCCGGTCGGGGTGCCCGGCGAGGGGTTCTGGCAGGCGCCGACGCAGCCGCTGTGGAACGGGTACCCGGCCGAGCCCGGCCAGGGCTGGGTCGTCCCCGAGGGCGATCCGGTGGAAGACCCGACCGCGTTCCTGCCCGCCGGCACCGAGTCGCTGCTGATCGCGGAGGGAAGCGCCCGTGTGGAGACGCGCGCGGGCCTGGGCCTCGTGCCGGCGTGGACGGGCGACACGTGGGACCCGCGGTTCGCGGGCGCCTTCGACCTCGTCGACGGCGCCCGCCCGACGGGTCCCGACGAGGCGATGGTGACCCCCGCGACCCTCGAGCGCCTCGGCGTCGGGATCGGCGGCGACCTCGTGCTCGCCGACGGGACCGCGACCTTCGAGATCGTCGGCACTCTGGATGCCGGCATCCTGCGTGACGAGGAGAGCGCCGTGTTCCTCCCCGGCACGGCCGCGGTGCGCGCGCTCGTCGGCGGCGACCAGCGCTGGTATCTGCCCGATCTCGCCCTGACGTGGGACGACGTGCAGGCCCTCAACGAGGAGGGCGTCGTGGCGTACTCGCGGGAGGTGATGCTCGATCCGCCGACGCAGCTGCGCGAAGAGGTGAAGGGGTCGGTCGCCGACAGCTGGTCGATGATGTGGCAGACCGTGCTGGTCGCGTCCGCGGGCGGCCTGTTCGCCGCGTACGTCGTCGTGATGCTCGCCGGCGCCGCGTTCGCGGTGGCGGCCCGCCGCCAGCAGCGCTCGCTGGCGGTCGCCGCGAGCGTCGGGGCCGACCGACGCGACCTCTCGCGCACGATCCTGCTGCAGGGCACCGCGCTCGGCGCCGTCGGCGGGCTCGCGGGCGTGGTGCTCGGCATCGGCCTCGCCGCACTCATCATGACCCTCACCGCCGACGGCAGCGCGATCCAGTTCTGGGGCTTCCACGTGCCGTGGCCGGCCCTGGCGGCGATCTTCGTGTTCGCGGTGGCGGTGGGGACGGCATCCGCCCTGGTCCCCGCCCGCACGGTCGCCCTCACCGACGCGCTGAGTGCGCTGCGCGGCGCGCGGCGCCCGCAGAAGCCGAAGGGCGCGCGCCCGGTATGGGGCTCGATCGTGCTCGTCGCGGGTGTGGGGGTCACGATCGCCTGCGCGTTCATCGTCGCGGCCGTGAACGCGTCGGATCTGCCGTGGGATTCGCCGTGGCGCTACATCCCGGCGTACGGGATCGTCATCGGGCCGATCCTCGCGCAGATCGGCATCCTGATGTCCGGTCGCTGGCTGCTGTGGGTCACCGCGCGCGGTCTGTCGCGGGTGGGGCTGGCCGCCCGGCTCGCCGCGCGGGATGCCGCCGCCAACGCGGGGCGGACCGTTCCGGCGTTCGCGGCGATCGCGGCGACCGTGTTCATCGGCGTGTTCGCCGTCGCGCAGTCCTCGATGCAGACGGCGCAGAACGCTCGGAACCACTACTACCAGGCGCCGCTCGGCACCGTCGCGATCAGCGTCTGGCCGGGGTGGGAGCCGACCACGGGCGAGGTCGAGGCCGAGGATGCCGGGGCCGGTGCCGCCGCGGCGCGGGAGCTCGCCGCCGATGCCGGCGCGACCGATGCCGCCGTCGTCGCCCGCCAGCAGGGGTTCTGGGCGTACGCGTCGGAGAGCCAGGTGCCCGACGACGCGGTGTGGGTCATGGCGGTGCTTCCCGAGGAGCATCTGCTGGACCCGGAGGTGCAGGACACGTGGATCGGTGCCGACCCGGACAACCCGCTGTCGGTGATCGACCCCTCGGAGCTCGAGACGGCGCTCGGGACGGACCTCTCCCCCGCGCAGCTGGACGCCTATCGGGAGGGCGCCGCGCTCGTCGCCGACGAGCGCTTCGTCACCGACGGCACGGTCGAGATCGGCGCCTGGGCAGGAGCCGACCACTACGCCGGCCGCACCCCCTTCAACATCTGGATCCGCGATGCGTCCGCCCCCGCCGTGGCCGATCCGCTGCGCGAGGAGCGTGTCGACGCGATCGTCGTGGATGCCCCGCTGCAGCCGGTGACGATCGCCGTCGCGCCCGCGACCGCCGAACGGCTCGGCATGGCGGCGACTCCGGAGCGCGTCGTCGCCACCTTCGCCGAGCAGCCGACGACCGTTCAGCGCGACCGCATGCAGGCGGAAGCGGAGCTGCGCAGCGGTGGGGACTTCACCCTCGGCGTCGCCGTCGAGGACGGCCCTCCCAGCGATCTGCCGTGGCTCGTTCCGCTGCTCGCCGTCGTCGCCGTGCTCGTGCTCGGCGCCTCGGCCGTCGCCCTGGGCCTGGCCCGGTTCGAGCGGCGCCCCGACGACGCGACCCTCGCGGCCGTCGGCGGCACACGGTCGCTCCGCCGACGCATCGCGTTCTGGCAGGGCCTGGTCATCGCGGGCTTCGGCACCCTCGCGGGCGCGGCCGCCGGCATCCTCCCGCCCATCGGCTTCGCCATCCAGTCGCAGGGGAACCTGCTGCTCGGCGATGTGCGGTGGGCCCTGCTCGGCGTGTTCTGCCTCGGCCTGCCGCTGGCGATCGCGCTGGCGAACGTGATCGTGCCGCCGCGGCATCCCGACCTCACCCGGCGCACCGCCATCACGTGA
- a CDS encoding LpqB family beta-propeller domain-containing protein produces MPRRLLSAATALVAALALAACAGLPTTGPVTPGLAAGEDLGEPDFAFRPALPQPGATPEQIVDGFIRAGTGATANWARAQEYLAPSFRGTWNPSAQVTIDSGDRTYVATGEGTVVATLQTEAIVDAQGTYAPSDGAASDLTFSLALQDDGEWRITAAPDGIVLAEDVFPSVFHAYAVQYFDPTWTYLVPDLRWFPTNTARVRIVDALADGAPSPWLAESVVNAFPDAVTLDPASVPLSAGVADVSLSAEALTLDQETLDRMQTQLVTSLATAGVSDVEMSVSDTALSASTVATRSTRVAGPPLVLTEAGFGFLVGDDLTPVDGLSPAIADLSPAAVQVAPDRDVAAVRTGDGLVVRVRDDGQVATVDERAGLVDPSVDGTGTVWSVPTGLPSALWAVTPDDTVIDLAGDLPGATGISAIAVSRDGTRLAAAVTVGGRAEVWIAGIVRADGVPERLGEPAVLGELPSAARGLTWIDDATVAVLVAGEAEPTVLEQPVGGPGETSAAPTGSLTLAGGATASNLRVHLDDGALLVQRGVNWTQTATGVLVLATQQGTPQ; encoded by the coding sequence ATGCCGCGCCGACTGCTCAGCGCCGCGACGGCGCTCGTGGCCGCGCTCGCCCTCGCCGCGTGCGCGGGCCTGCCCACGACCGGGCCGGTCACCCCGGGCCTGGCCGCGGGCGAGGATCTGGGCGAGCCGGACTTCGCCTTCCGGCCCGCGCTGCCCCAGCCCGGCGCCACGCCGGAGCAGATCGTCGACGGGTTCATCCGCGCCGGCACCGGCGCCACGGCCAACTGGGCGCGGGCTCAGGAGTATCTCGCTCCGTCGTTCCGGGGCACCTGGAATCCTTCGGCGCAGGTGACCATCGACAGCGGCGACCGCACCTACGTCGCGACCGGCGAGGGCACGGTCGTGGCGACCCTGCAGACCGAGGCGATCGTCGACGCGCAGGGGACGTACGCGCCCAGCGACGGCGCCGCCAGCGACCTCACGTTCTCGCTCGCTCTGCAGGACGACGGGGAGTGGCGCATCACGGCCGCCCCCGACGGGATCGTGCTGGCGGAGGACGTGTTCCCGAGCGTCTTCCACGCCTACGCGGTGCAGTACTTCGACCCCACCTGGACGTACCTCGTGCCCGATCTGCGCTGGTTCCCGACGAACACGGCGCGCGTGCGCATCGTCGACGCCCTCGCCGACGGCGCGCCCAGCCCGTGGCTCGCCGAGTCCGTGGTGAACGCGTTCCCCGACGCGGTGACGCTGGACCCGGCCTCCGTGCCGCTGTCGGCGGGCGTCGCTGACGTCTCGCTCTCCGCGGAGGCGCTCACCCTCGACCAGGAGACGCTCGACCGCATGCAGACCCAGCTGGTCACGAGCCTGGCCACCGCCGGCGTGAGCGATGTCGAGATGTCGGTGTCGGACACGGCGCTCAGCGCCAGCACGGTCGCCACCCGGTCGACGAGGGTCGCCGGTCCGCCGCTGGTGCTCACCGAGGCCGGCTTCGGGTTCCTCGTCGGCGACGACCTCACGCCCGTCGACGGACTGTCGCCGGCGATCGCGGATCTCTCGCCGGCGGCGGTGCAGGTCGCTCCCGATCGCGACGTCGCCGCGGTGCGCACCGGCGACGGCCTCGTTGTGCGCGTGCGCGACGACGGGCAGGTCGCCACGGTCGATGAGAGGGCGGGACTTGTCGATCCCAGCGTCGACGGGACCGGGACGGTGTGGTCCGTGCCGACGGGGCTCCCGTCCGCACTGTGGGCGGTCACACCCGATGACACGGTGATCGATCTCGCCGGCGATCTGCCGGGCGCCACCGGCATCTCCGCGATCGCGGTCTCCCGCGACGGCACCCGTCTCGCGGCGGCCGTGACCGTCGGCGGCCGCGCCGAGGTCTGGATCGCGGGGATCGTGCGCGCCGACGGCGTCCCCGAGCGACTCGGCGAACCGGCCGTGCTGGGGGAGCTGCCGAGCGCGGCGCGGGGTCTCACGTGGATCGACGACGCCACCGTGGCGGTCCTGGTCGCCGGCGAGGCGGAGCCGACGGTGCTCGAGCAGCCCGTCGGCGGTCCCGGCGAGACCAGCGCCGCCCCGACGGGGTCGCTGACCCTCGCCGGTGGCGCGACGGCGTCGAATCTCCGCGTGCACCTCGACGACGGGGCGCTGCTCGTGCAGCGCGGGGTGAACTGGACGCAGACCGCCACCGGGGTGCTGGTCCTCGCCACCCAGCAGGGCACGCCCCAATAG
- the hpf gene encoding ribosome hibernation-promoting factor, HPF/YfiA family has product MDTSIVGVGVGITDRFRSVVEDKATRIEHLAPRAQRVDIKVTHRAYHNGRMEDDTVELTVTGKGPLVRAEATDGDKFAALDLAVDKLCEQLRRAKDKRVDARNHPRGAKFEKGSGALQGIDVQPASVDMLRAVATGEIPVITPDAEEADYTPVVIRTKEFDAEWMTVEEAVDRMELVGHDFFLFVDARTDHPSVVYRRKGWDYGVISLTTQAAPEAVAS; this is encoded by the coding sequence ATGGATACCAGCATCGTCGGCGTGGGAGTGGGAATCACCGATCGATTCCGCTCGGTTGTCGAAGACAAGGCAACCCGCATCGAGCACCTCGCTCCGCGCGCGCAGCGGGTCGATATCAAGGTCACCCACCGCGCCTACCACAACGGCCGGATGGAGGACGACACGGTCGAACTCACGGTCACCGGCAAGGGCCCGCTCGTGCGCGCCGAGGCGACCGACGGCGACAAGTTCGCCGCGCTCGACCTCGCGGTCGACAAGCTCTGCGAGCAGCTGCGGCGCGCGAAGGACAAGCGCGTCGACGCTCGGAACCACCCGCGGGGGGCCAAGTTCGAGAAGGGGAGCGGCGCACTGCAGGGCATCGATGTGCAGCCCGCTTCGGTCGACATGCTGCGGGCGGTGGCCACGGGAGAGATCCCGGTCATCACCCCCGACGCGGAGGAGGCCGACTACACGCCGGTCGTGATCCGCACGAAGGAGTTCGACGCCGAATGGATGACGGTCGAGGAGGCCGTCGATCGCATGGAGCTCGTGGGCCATGACTTCTTCCTCTTCGTCGATGCCCGCACCGACCACCCGAGCGTCGTGTACCGGCGCAAGGGCTGGGACTACGGCGTCATCTCGCTGACGACGCAGGCCGCACCCGAGGCGGTCGCCTCGTAG
- a CDS encoding PadR family transcriptional regulator — translation MSVRQSLLAILDQGPCYGYQLRTEFDRRTGSTWPLNVGQIYNTLDRLERDGLVEKGDVDEHGHVYWQITPAGSAEVAAWLSSPVERSGGTRDELAIKLAVAATLPGVDVAAVIQTQRRASLAQLQSLQRAKYAGADPHGPEELAWALVVDSMIFAAEAEVRWLDHTEQRLALHPEHALALELSTERPKRGRPAKADGAAIETAGSR, via the coding sequence ATGTCGGTGCGACAGAGCCTGTTGGCGATCCTCGACCAGGGGCCGTGCTACGGCTACCAGCTGAGGACGGAGTTCGACCGCCGGACCGGGTCGACCTGGCCCCTGAACGTCGGCCAGATCTACAACACCCTCGACCGGCTCGAGCGAGACGGGCTCGTCGAGAAGGGCGACGTCGACGAGCACGGCCACGTCTACTGGCAGATCACGCCCGCGGGCTCGGCCGAGGTGGCGGCGTGGCTCTCCTCCCCCGTCGAGCGCTCCGGCGGCACCCGCGACGAGCTCGCCATCAAGCTGGCGGTGGCCGCGACGCTCCCTGGCGTCGACGTCGCCGCGGTGATCCAGACGCAGCGGCGGGCATCGCTGGCCCAGCTCCAGTCGCTGCAGCGCGCCAAGTACGCCGGCGCCGACCCGCACGGCCCGGAGGAGCTCGCCTGGGCCCTGGTCGTCGACTCCATGATCTTCGCTGCCGAGGCCGAGGTGCGCTGGCTCGACCACACCGAGCAGCGCCTGGCGCTGCATCCCGAGCACGCCCTGGCCCTGGAGCTGTCGACCGAGCGGCCCAAGCGCGGGCGCCCCGCGAAGGCCGACGGCGCCGCGATCGAGACGGCGGGCTCGCGATGA
- a CDS encoding ABC transporter ATP-binding protein: MTAAVLRLIGVTQQYGSGPTAVSALSGVDLAVAAGELVAIMGASGSGKSTLLSIAGGLATPTSGEVVIEGAHLSTQTPRQLAALRRRSLGFVFQDFNLIPTLTALENVTLPLELDGFRARVARRAGRDALASVGLAEKGDAYPDDLSGGQQQRVAIARAVVGGRRLILADEPTGALDSVTGELVLRMLRARVDAGAAGILVTHEARHAAFADRIVFLRDGRIIDESRRDGAETLLARA, encoded by the coding sequence ATGACCGCGGCGGTGCTTCGCCTGATCGGCGTGACGCAGCAGTACGGCTCGGGGCCGACCGCGGTATCGGCGCTGTCGGGCGTCGACCTCGCCGTCGCGGCCGGCGAACTGGTCGCGATCATGGGCGCCTCGGGCTCAGGCAAATCGACGCTGCTGTCGATCGCGGGGGGCCTCGCCACGCCGACCTCGGGCGAGGTCGTGATCGAAGGTGCGCACCTGTCGACGCAGACCCCGCGGCAGCTCGCGGCGCTGCGACGCCGGTCGCTCGGCTTCGTCTTCCAAGATTTCAATCTCATCCCGACCCTCACGGCGCTCGAGAACGTGACGCTGCCCCTCGAGCTCGACGGCTTCCGAGCCCGGGTGGCGCGCCGTGCGGGTCGGGATGCCCTCGCATCGGTCGGCCTCGCCGAGAAGGGCGACGCCTACCCCGACGATCTCTCCGGCGGTCAGCAGCAGCGTGTCGCGATCGCCCGGGCGGTCGTGGGCGGGCGGCGGCTGATCCTCGCCGACGAGCCGACCGGTGCGCTGGACTCCGTCACGGGGGAGCTCGTGCTGCGGATGCTGCGGGCGAGAGTGGATGCCGGTGCCGCCGGCATCCTCGTCACCCACGAGGCCCGGCACGCCGCGTTCGCCGACCGGATCGTGTTCCTGCGCGACGGCCGCATCATCGACGAGTCGCGCCGCGATGGCGCCGAGACCCTCCTGGCCCGCGCGTGA
- a CDS encoding SulP family inorganic anion transporter — translation MPRDDLVWGGTMALPKALVPVSMRGYKAAWLPRDVLAGVTLAAIAIPEVMGYTSIAQTPIVTGLYTILLPLLAFALLGSSKMLVVGGDSATAAILASGLVAAGVSGATPGSPEWVGLTSLTALVCGVLLVIARIARLGFIGDFLSSSVLIGFLTGVGIQVATGQIPDILGVPKGSGNWFEQQWAWLTSLGSVSWPTLGYGAATIAVIFAFKAWLPKIPGAIIAVVGLLILATVTDASAYGVEVVGAIQGGLPPIGLPAGITWGDLPAVLSTAFACFIIIIAQSAATSRSFAMKHGDRADVNRDIVGLAASNLAAGFSGTFVVNGSPTKTQILDGQGGRTQVANLTVVAVTLVVLLFLTDLLTDLPKAVLGGVVFVIGLELIDVKGLVRVARVRRREFFIAAATALTVFIVGVGAGVILAIALSLLDVVGRQYLAHAFVLGVRGKRGYEYVPAAPGGESAPGLIVFRYGADLFYANATRFVEEVQRLVTGAPHPVRWLILDAAGISDIDYSAGVALSGLIDWLDAHGVDLIVARPESDVLETLRIYGLRGRVPDDHVYADLDTAVRAFPGAGQGRGSQRG, via the coding sequence ATGCCACGCGACGACCTCGTCTGGGGAGGGACCATGGCGTTGCCGAAAGCGCTCGTGCCGGTGTCGATGCGCGGGTACAAGGCGGCCTGGCTGCCGCGGGATGTGCTGGCGGGCGTGACGCTCGCGGCGATCGCCATCCCCGAGGTGATGGGCTACACCTCGATCGCCCAGACCCCGATCGTGACGGGCCTCTACACGATCCTGCTGCCGCTGCTCGCGTTCGCCCTGCTCGGCTCGTCGAAGATGCTGGTGGTCGGGGGCGACTCGGCGACGGCCGCGATCCTCGCCTCGGGGCTCGTGGCCGCGGGCGTCTCGGGGGCCACCCCCGGCTCGCCCGAGTGGGTGGGGCTGACGAGTCTGACCGCGCTCGTGTGCGGCGTGCTGCTGGTGATCGCGCGGATCGCCCGGCTCGGGTTCATCGGCGACTTCCTGTCGTCGTCGGTGCTCATCGGGTTCCTCACCGGGGTGGGCATCCAGGTCGCGACGGGCCAGATCCCCGACATCCTCGGCGTCCCGAAGGGCTCGGGAAACTGGTTCGAGCAGCAGTGGGCCTGGCTGACCTCCCTCGGCAGCGTCTCCTGGCCGACGCTGGGCTACGGCGCGGCGACGATCGCCGTCATCTTCGCGTTCAAGGCGTGGCTGCCCAAGATCCCCGGCGCGATCATCGCGGTGGTGGGCCTGCTCATCCTCGCGACGGTGACGGATGCCTCCGCGTACGGTGTGGAGGTCGTCGGCGCCATCCAGGGCGGGCTCCCGCCCATCGGGCTGCCCGCGGGCATCACGTGGGGCGACCTGCCGGCGGTCCTGTCCACGGCCTTCGCCTGCTTCATCATCATCATCGCCCAGAGTGCGGCGACCTCCCGCAGCTTCGCGATGAAGCACGGCGATCGCGCGGATGTGAACCGCGACATCGTCGGGCTCGCGGCATCCAATCTCGCCGCCGGATTCAGCGGGACCTTCGTGGTCAACGGCTCGCCGACCAAGACCCAGATCCTCGACGGCCAGGGCGGGCGCACGCAGGTGGCGAACCTCACGGTCGTCGCCGTGACCTTGGTGGTGCTGCTCTTCCTCACCGACCTGCTCACCGACCTGCCCAAGGCCGTGCTCGGCGGAGTGGTCTTCGTCATCGGCCTCGAGCTCATCGACGTGAAAGGTCTCGTGCGGGTCGCCCGCGTGCGCCGGCGCGAGTTCTTCATCGCCGCCGCGACTGCGCTGACGGTGTTCATCGTGGGAGTGGGCGCCGGGGTCATCCTCGCGATCGCCCTGTCGCTGCTGGACGTCGTCGGGAGGCAGTACCTCGCGCACGCCTTCGTGCTCGGTGTGCGCGGCAAGCGCGGCTACGAGTACGTGCCCGCCGCCCCCGGCGGGGAGAGCGCGCCGGGGCTGATCGTGTTCCGCTACGGCGCCGACCTGTTCTACGCCAATGCGACGCGCTTCGTCGAGGAGGTGCAGCGGCTCGTGACGGGGGCGCCGCACCCCGTGCGCTGGCTGATCCTCGACGCTGCCGGGATCTCCGACATCGACTACTCGGCGGGCGTGGCGCTTTCGGGCCTCATCGACTGGCTCGACGCCCACGGTGTGGACCTCATCGTGGCGCGACCCGAGTCCGACGTGCTCGAGACCCTGCGCATCTACGGCCTGCGCGGCCGGGTGCCCGACGATCACGTCTACGCCGACCTCGACACCGCCGTCAGGGCCTTCCCGGGCGCCGGGCAGGGCAGGGGCTCTCAGCGGGGCTGA